A genomic window from Actinomycetaceae bacterium MB13-C1-2 includes:
- the atpE gene encoding ATP synthase F0 subunit C has translation MTGSITLLGYGLATLGPALGIGMLVGKTQEATARQPEVAGRLFTNMIIGASLVEALALFGFILTFII, from the coding sequence ATGACCGGTTCTATTACCCTCCTGGGCTACGGCCTGGCCACACTCGGCCCTGCCCTTGGCATTGGCATGTTGGTTGGCAAGACCCAGGAAGCTACCGCACGTCAGCCCGAGGTAGCGGGACGCCTGTTCACGAACATGATCATCGGTGCGTCACTGGTTGAGGCGCTAGCCCTGTTCGGCTTTATCCTGACCTTCATTATCTGA
- a CDS encoding L-threonylcarbamoyladenylate synthase yields MDYVSSRLRSSFREAVEGGELVVLPTDTVYGIGSSPWSSRAVTALLLAKGRDEAMPPPVLVPSVESLLELGCFDSETAREAALRIARKFWPGALTLVVKAARDFGWDMSQKGDTVALRMPDHPVALELLRVAGPLAVTSANRSGQAPAESVFRAREIFGDEVAVYVDGGPSRIGVPSTIADVTGGEIRVLREGTVGLDQLRAVARRG; encoded by the coding sequence ATGGATTACGTGAGTTCCCGGCTGAGGAGTAGTTTTCGGGAAGCAGTCGAGGGGGGAGAACTCGTGGTTCTTCCAACCGATACCGTGTATGGAATCGGGAGCAGTCCGTGGAGTTCACGTGCTGTCACCGCACTTTTGTTGGCCAAGGGCAGGGACGAGGCGATGCCGCCGCCAGTGCTGGTTCCCTCAGTGGAATCACTGCTTGAACTGGGATGCTTTGACTCCGAGACGGCCCGCGAAGCGGCCCTACGAATTGCGCGGAAGTTCTGGCCCGGGGCGCTTACTTTGGTGGTCAAGGCGGCGCGTGATTTCGGCTGGGACATGTCGCAGAAAGGTGACACGGTTGCGCTGCGGATGCCCGATCATCCGGTCGCCCTCGAGTTGCTGAGAGTTGCGGGACCGCTTGCGGTGACCTCAGCCAATCGAAGCGGCCAGGCTCCCGCAGAATCTGTGTTTCGGGCACGCGAAATCTTCGGTGATGAAGTAGCTGTATACGTTGATGGGGGTCCCTCCCGAATCGGAGTTCCTTCGACAATCGCGGATGTTACAGGTGGAGAGATACGGGTACTGCGCGAAGGCACCGTAGGCTTAGACCAGCTGAGGGCGGTAGCGAGGAGGGGGTGA
- a CDS encoding F0F1 ATP synthase subunit B, with the protein MIRSVLLPAASEADVRGMEVLIPPLYEIFWAAVAALVIWLVIGWALPKIYAMIDERRELIDEGLSAASRAQEDAALAKREREDLLREAAENARSIREDANEDAKRIVAEARMQASAEAARIADTSKRQIEAERQAAFVSLRADVGELATELAERIVGEQLKDQALSARVIDRFMDELENDLKDAKSDSPKVGA; encoded by the coding sequence ATGATTCGCTCTGTTCTACTTCCTGCAGCCTCAGAGGCGGATGTTCGCGGAATGGAAGTTCTGATTCCGCCTCTGTACGAGATCTTCTGGGCAGCTGTTGCGGCTCTGGTGATCTGGCTGGTCATCGGTTGGGCGCTGCCCAAGATCTACGCCATGATCGACGAGCGTAGAGAACTGATCGACGAGGGACTTAGTGCAGCGAGCCGCGCTCAAGAAGACGCAGCCCTGGCGAAGCGTGAACGTGAAGATCTGCTTCGGGAAGCTGCCGAGAATGCGCGGAGCATTCGCGAAGATGCGAACGAGGATGCCAAGAGAATTGTCGCGGAGGCGCGAATGCAAGCGAGTGCCGAGGCGGCCCGCATTGCCGACACCTCAAAGCGGCAGATTGAGGCAGAACGTCAGGCTGCGTTTGTCTCGCTTCGAGCGGACGTCGGTGAACTGGCCACTGAACTCGCGGAGCGCATTGTCGGTGAACAGTTGAAGGATCAGGCGCTTTCGGCTCGTGTGATTGACCGCTTCATGGATGAACTAGAGAACGACCTAAAAGACGCCAAGTCGGACAGTCCGAAGGTCGGTGCGTAA
- the atpB gene encoding F0F1 ATP synthase subunit A, translating into MTPDIRRRCPLSSSALAVSEVETSSTLSKENQNRAGKKAPKPTWWWVGLGVLLAVIAITFVPGLLSPARDPQYVVHQPGLGDFFPEPVLFEGTPFQMSRLVIARLLVAVTLVIVFYLIARNLKMRPGRTQWIMEFLAGFVRDSIGVELLGTSRGKRYSTILGFVFFGVLGMNLTGIIPGIDIAASSVVAVPITFAVVAYVTFIVAGIKARGGARFLREQLFPPGVPWPLYILLTPIEFISTFVIRPLTLAIRLLANMMAGHMLLALSYFGTQTLLLATMFMKPLAILTFGASIVATLFEIFVAALQAYVFTILTAVYIKMSVESH; encoded by the coding sequence TTGACACCGGACATTCGACGGAGGTGCCCCCTGTCTTCCAGCGCGCTGGCTGTTAGTGAGGTCGAAACCTCAAGCACCCTGTCTAAAGAGAACCAGAATCGGGCGGGTAAGAAAGCTCCGAAACCCACATGGTGGTGGGTCGGACTAGGTGTACTGCTCGCCGTCATCGCAATCACCTTTGTTCCGGGTCTCCTTTCGCCCGCGAGAGATCCACAGTATGTGGTTCATCAGCCCGGATTGGGTGACTTCTTCCCGGAACCGGTGCTGTTCGAGGGCACTCCGTTCCAGATGAGCCGCCTCGTGATCGCTCGCCTGTTGGTTGCCGTGACCCTAGTAATCGTCTTCTACCTCATCGCGAGGAACCTCAAAATGCGTCCGGGTCGGACGCAGTGGATTATGGAGTTCCTGGCGGGATTTGTCCGCGACAGCATCGGCGTTGAGCTGTTGGGAACTAGCCGCGGGAAGCGATACTCGACGATTTTGGGTTTCGTGTTCTTTGGTGTTTTGGGAATGAACCTGACGGGAATCATCCCCGGAATAGACATCGCGGCTTCTTCCGTCGTTGCGGTGCCGATTACCTTCGCCGTGGTTGCTTACGTGACCTTTATTGTTGCTGGCATCAAGGCCCGTGGAGGCGCCAGGTTTCTTCGAGAGCAACTGTTTCCTCCGGGAGTGCCCTGGCCGCTGTATATCCTGCTAACTCCTATCGAGTTCATTTCTACTTTTGTAATTCGCCCGCTCACTCTGGCGATTCGTCTTCTGGCTAACATGATGGCTGGGCACATGCTGCTTGCTCTCAGCTACTTTGGGACGCAGACACTGCTGTTGGCGACAATGTTCATGAAGCCGTTGGCAATACTGACTTTTGGAGCCTCGATCGTCGCGACGTTGTTCGAGATATTTGTAGCTGCACTTCAAGCGTACGTTTTCACTATCCTCACGGCCGTTTATATCAAGATGTCCGTGGAATCCCACTGA
- a CDS encoding MraY family glycosyltransferase: MRLYLLLLLISTAATLVLTPVVRRIALGFNVLTPLRERDVHATPIPRLGGIALTGGITLTILVGYSIPYFKPVYSASPALWAVLVGSVAICLLGAVDDIWELDWMTKLAGQFLVAGGMATAGVQLINIPLFGVTIGSSRLSILISALILVAIMNAVNFVDGLDGLASGVIAIGSLGFFAYSYILQRLMGEPTYVTGAAIVTIALAGACMAFLWFNFHPASIFMGDSGAMVLGLVLGSAAIIVTGQVNPMLLTDDSAAATWMPLIIPMAVLIIPLADLVITPALRMLHGKSPVTADRTHLHDRLLVQGHSHRGVVLIMYAWTALVCTVAILALILPTNEVLLWALPFLVGTIIATAYQFPGHRRRKAGVRGTGTPGGKVAIDDGVEVISRAGLGVWYPLMRSEHEHSQTKNEDKQ, encoded by the coding sequence GTGAGACTTTACCTGTTGCTGCTACTTATCTCAACGGCGGCAACCCTCGTACTCACGCCAGTGGTCAGGCGAATTGCCCTGGGGTTCAACGTTCTAACCCCATTGCGCGAGCGCGACGTACACGCAACTCCAATCCCCAGGCTGGGCGGGATTGCGTTGACGGGCGGGATTACTCTGACGATTCTGGTCGGTTATTCGATCCCCTATTTCAAGCCGGTTTACTCGGCATCTCCTGCGCTGTGGGCCGTGCTTGTCGGATCGGTGGCAATCTGTCTACTTGGCGCAGTGGACGACATATGGGAACTGGACTGGATGACCAAGCTGGCCGGTCAGTTCTTGGTTGCTGGCGGAATGGCAACCGCCGGTGTCCAATTGATTAACATTCCGCTGTTCGGGGTCACTATCGGCTCCTCACGCCTCTCGATCCTGATCTCGGCCCTTATTCTTGTGGCGATAATGAACGCGGTGAATTTCGTTGACGGACTTGATGGGCTGGCTTCGGGCGTGATCGCAATCGGTTCGCTGGGATTCTTTGCCTATTCCTATATCCTGCAGCGCCTAATGGGGGAGCCTACGTACGTCACCGGCGCCGCCATCGTGACGATAGCGCTAGCGGGAGCCTGCATGGCATTCCTTTGGTTCAACTTCCATCCGGCCTCGATCTTCATGGGTGATTCGGGGGCAATGGTTCTTGGCCTAGTCCTGGGCTCGGCAGCCATCATTGTTACGGGACAGGTGAATCCCATGTTGCTCACCGACGATTCGGCGGCGGCAACGTGGATGCCGCTGATTATTCCGATGGCGGTACTGATCATTCCGCTTGCCGATTTGGTGATTACTCCGGCACTGCGAATGCTCCATGGAAAGAGTCCTGTTACAGCTGACCGTACCCACCTTCATGACAGGTTGCTGGTGCAGGGACACTCACATCGAGGCGTAGTCCTGATAATGTACGCCTGGACCGCCCTGGTATGCACCGTTGCGATCCTGGCACTTATTCTTCCGACGAACGAAGTTTTGCTCTGGGCATTACCGTTCTTGGTCGGGACGATCATAGCCACCGCGTACCAGTTTCCGGGCCACCGCAGGCGCAAAGCCGGAGTAAGGGGAACCGGAACTCCCGGTGGCAAGGTCGCTATTGACGACGGTGTGGAGGTTATTTCCCGTGCCGGTCTCGGTGTCTGGTATCCGCTAATGCGCTCAGAACATGAGCACTCACAAACAAAGAACGAGGACAAACAGTGA